A single Quadrisphaera setariae DNA region contains:
- a CDS encoding LysR family transcriptional regulator, giving the protein MAGAPHSEEGATWELRHLRCFLAVVDEGTFTDAAIALGTSQAAVSRTVAALEQALGARLLTRHRSGAHPTSSGQDLIAPARRLLTDAQRLQQAVASRGSTLRLGYAWAALGEHTTPLLRGWARAHPDVELQLVRHHSPTGGLAEGLCDAAVVRTAVDERRHASVVVGLERRLVAFAADDPVWARRRSLRMAEVAQRTVLVDERAGTTTPDLWPPGQGPASTAPTADVEQWLDDIAAGRGVGTTAQATAVHNPRPGVLYRPLSDGPPITVRLVWDREDPPPALRALVEAVSALYAR; this is encoded by the coding sequence ATGGCTGGAGCGCCGCACTCCGAGGAGGGGGCGACCTGGGAGCTGCGGCACCTGCGCTGCTTCCTCGCGGTGGTGGACGAGGGCACCTTCACCGACGCCGCCATCGCCCTGGGGACGTCGCAGGCAGCGGTGTCCCGCACCGTCGCGGCGCTGGAGCAGGCGCTGGGCGCCCGGCTGCTGACGCGGCACCGGTCCGGTGCGCACCCCACGAGCTCGGGGCAGGACCTCATCGCGCCGGCCCGCCGGCTGCTCACCGACGCCCAGCGGCTGCAGCAGGCCGTCGCCTCCCGGGGCAGCACCCTCCGCCTGGGCTACGCCTGGGCCGCGCTGGGAGAGCACACCACCCCGCTGCTGCGCGGCTGGGCCCGGGCGCACCCCGACGTGGAGCTGCAGCTGGTGCGCCACCACTCGCCCACCGGTGGCCTGGCCGAGGGGCTGTGCGACGCGGCGGTGGTCCGCACGGCGGTCGACGAGCGCCGCCACGCCTCGGTGGTGGTGGGACTGGAGCGCCGTCTGGTCGCCTTCGCCGCGGACGACCCGGTGTGGGCGCGGCGCCGTTCGCTGCGGATGGCCGAGGTCGCCCAGCGCACCGTGCTGGTCGACGAGCGCGCCGGGACCACCACGCCGGACCTGTGGCCGCCGGGACAGGGCCCTGCGAGCACCGCGCCCACCGCTGACGTGGAGCAGTGGCTCGACGACATCGCCGCGGGTCGCGGGGTGGGCACCACCGCGCAGGCCACCGCGGTGCACAACCCCCGGCCCGGTGTGCTGTACCGGCCCCTCAGCGACGGGCCCCCGATCACGGTCCGGCTGGTCTGGGACCGTGAGGACCCGCCGCCGGCCCTGCGGGCGCTCGTCGAGGCGGTCTCGGCGCTCTACGCCCGCTGA
- a CDS encoding LysR family transcriptional regulator produces the protein MALTLVQLRALVEVERSGSFSAAADALGVSQPAVSGAVKALEAEVGGAVLDRGGSGRPVALTPLGERLLPHARAALDALAGLSATAAEHRGAPHGAVRLAVVTSVRAGLVPRLLRTWGQALPAVAVEVIEGDDSEMPDWLDAGLADVAVLVDPGPRDLGPGAVELPGDPLCAVVPAGHASSGRTVVSLEELADDRLLAGSGGCQAQLRALHRVAGLPFRPVAEVAGMLALMAMVARGDGVAVVPELAAPLVPSGARLLPLVPELRRRLVLSGPAAGAGREQHRLVEPLLAALRPTAQRA, from the coding sequence ATGGCCCTGACCCTGGTGCAGCTGCGAGCGCTCGTCGAGGTCGAGCGGAGCGGGTCGTTCTCCGCCGCTGCAGACGCCCTCGGCGTGTCGCAGCCCGCGGTGTCCGGGGCGGTCAAGGCCCTGGAGGCCGAGGTCGGCGGCGCCGTGCTCGACCGCGGCGGCTCCGGCCGGCCCGTCGCGCTGACCCCGCTGGGCGAGAGGCTGCTCCCGCACGCTCGCGCCGCCCTCGACGCGCTGGCCGGGCTGTCGGCGACGGCCGCGGAGCACCGCGGCGCCCCGCACGGGGCCGTGCGCCTCGCCGTCGTCACGTCGGTGCGGGCCGGCCTGGTGCCGCGGCTGCTGCGCACGTGGGGGCAGGCGCTGCCCGCCGTCGCCGTGGAGGTGATCGAGGGCGACGACTCCGAGATGCCCGACTGGCTCGACGCCGGCCTCGCCGACGTGGCCGTCCTCGTCGACCCGGGCCCGCGCGACCTCGGCCCGGGCGCGGTGGAGCTCCCGGGAGATCCGCTGTGCGCCGTGGTGCCCGCCGGGCACGCGTCGAGCGGACGGACCGTGGTGTCGCTGGAGGAGCTCGCCGACGACCGGCTGCTCGCCGGCAGCGGCGGCTGCCAGGCGCAGCTGCGCGCCCTGCACCGGGTGGCGGGCCTGCCGTTCCGGCCCGTCGCGGAGGTCGCGGGCATGCTGGCGCTGATGGCGATGGTGGCCCGCGGTGACGGCGTCGCCGTGGTGCCCGAGCTGGCGGCGCCGCTGGTGCCGAGCGGGGCGCGGCTGCTGCCGCTGGTCCCCGAGCTGCGGCGCCGCCTCGTGCTCAGCGGTCCGGCGGCCGGCGCGGGCCGCGAGCAGCACCGGCTCGTCGAGCCCCTCCTCGCGGCCCTGCGCCCCACCGCTCAGCGGGCGTAG
- a CDS encoding DMT family transporter — protein MSAPPRTRTPRARSRSLGTGRPRTGVLVVYGLLALTWGSSFLLIKVALEGFSVGGVAVGRIVLGAVALVVLMTASRTRWPRQRWLWAHLAVVGVLLCLAPFLLYSWAGTQLPSGLSAILNASTPIWTALAVTAAVRSERLTLGQVAGVALGVVGVAVVMGVWRVLGDAVDGGFAASVPAQLACLGATACYGAGFAWMRRFVTGRHEHGPLAVAAGQVGAAAVLGLLLSPVLVPHLVAGGGALGSVGLAPVLALVALGVLGTGLAYAWNMRVVVEWGSLAASSVTYLTPVVGVLAGVLVLGERTTWNEPVGALVVVVSVLLVQKRWPRPSPTP, from the coding sequence GTGTCCGCACCACCCCGCACCCGCACGCCCCGCGCCCGGTCCCGCTCTCTCGGCACCGGACGCCCGCGCACCGGCGTCCTCGTCGTCTACGGTCTGCTCGCCCTCACCTGGGGCAGCAGCTTCCTGCTCATCAAGGTGGCGCTCGAGGGCTTCAGCGTGGGCGGGGTCGCCGTCGGGCGGATCGTGCTGGGGGCGGTGGCGCTCGTCGTCCTCATGACCGCGTCCCGGACCCGGTGGCCGCGGCAGCGGTGGCTGTGGGCGCACCTCGCGGTGGTCGGGGTGCTGCTGTGCCTGGCGCCGTTCCTGCTCTACTCCTGGGCGGGCACGCAGCTGCCGTCCGGGCTGTCGGCCATCCTCAACGCCAGCACGCCGATCTGGACGGCGCTGGCGGTGACGGCGGCCGTCCGCAGCGAGCGGCTCACGCTCGGCCAGGTGGCGGGGGTGGCGCTCGGGGTGGTCGGCGTCGCCGTCGTCATGGGGGTGTGGCGGGTGCTCGGTGACGCCGTCGACGGAGGCTTCGCAGCCTCGGTGCCCGCGCAGCTCGCGTGCCTGGGGGCGACCGCCTGCTACGGCGCGGGCTTCGCCTGGATGCGGCGCTTCGTCACCGGGCGGCACGAGCACGGGCCGCTGGCGGTCGCCGCCGGGCAGGTGGGGGCGGCGGCGGTGCTCGGGCTGCTGCTGAGCCCGGTGCTCGTGCCGCATCTGGTCGCCGGTGGTGGCGCGCTCGGCAGCGTCGGCCTCGCGCCGGTGCTGGCGCTCGTGGCGCTCGGGGTGCTCGGCACCGGGCTGGCGTACGCGTGGAACATGCGGGTGGTCGTGGAGTGGGGCTCGCTGGCGGCCTCGAGCGTCACGTACCTGACGCCGGTGGTGGGTGTGCTGGCCGGAGTGCTGGTGCTGGGCGAGCGGACCACCTGGAACGAGCCGGTGGGCGCGCTCGTGGTGGTGGTCAGCGTGCTGCTCGTCCAGAAGCGCTGGCCCCGGCCCTCCCCCACCCCCTGA
- a CDS encoding cysteine desulfurase-like protein, with the protein MTAASQTASLPALDVDALRSRFPSLDPAGRGGGWALFDAPGGTQTPREVGEAVAAALTGPLSNRGAASPSQRLAEHAVADFRAAAADLLDADPRGVVHGRSATALTYDLSRALARTWQPGDEVVLSRLDHDANVRPWVQAAERAGAVVRWLDVDAATGELRVDQLGELLSDRTRLVAVTGASNLLGTRPPLRLIADAAHAVGALLWVDGVHATAHELPSLRTSGADVWVCSPYKFLGPHCGVLAADPALLETLRPDKLVPSTDAVPERFELGTLPYEQLAGVTAAVDVLAGLVPSSPAAQESRRERLAASCAAAEAHEDRLRARIEAGLAELAERGAVVVHSRAADRTPTLYFSTPGRDAAAVSAALAEQRVLAPAGWFYAEEPYRALQRAGALDGPGIRVGTAPYTSDDDVTRLLDALRSVL; encoded by the coding sequence GTGACCGCCGCCAGCCAGACCGCCAGCCTCCCCGCGCTCGACGTCGACGCCCTGCGCTCCCGCTTCCCCTCCCTCGACCCGGCTGGCCGCGGTGGTGGCTGGGCGCTGTTCGACGCCCCCGGCGGCACGCAGACCCCGCGGGAGGTCGGCGAGGCCGTCGCCGCGGCGCTCACCGGGCCGCTGTCCAACCGCGGGGCCGCCTCCCCGTCGCAGCGCCTCGCCGAGCACGCCGTGGCGGACTTCCGCGCCGCGGCCGCGGACCTCCTGGACGCCGACCCCCGCGGCGTCGTCCACGGCCGCTCCGCCACCGCCCTCACCTACGACCTCTCCCGGGCGCTGGCCCGCACGTGGCAGCCCGGCGACGAGGTGGTGCTCTCCCGCCTCGACCACGACGCGAACGTCCGCCCCTGGGTGCAGGCCGCCGAGCGCGCCGGCGCGGTCGTGCGCTGGCTCGACGTCGACGCCGCGACCGGCGAGCTGCGCGTGGACCAGCTGGGCGAGCTGCTCAGCGACCGCACCCGCCTGGTCGCCGTCACCGGCGCCTCCAACCTGCTCGGCACCAGGCCGCCGCTGCGGCTCATCGCCGACGCAGCCCACGCCGTCGGGGCGCTGCTGTGGGTGGACGGCGTGCACGCCACCGCCCACGAGCTGCCGTCGCTGCGGACCAGCGGCGCTGACGTCTGGGTGTGCTCGCCGTACAAGTTCCTCGGCCCGCACTGCGGCGTCCTCGCCGCCGACCCGGCCCTGCTGGAGACCCTCCGCCCCGACAAGCTCGTCCCGTCCACGGACGCCGTCCCGGAGCGCTTCGAGCTCGGCACCCTGCCCTACGAGCAGCTCGCCGGGGTCACCGCCGCCGTGGACGTGCTGGCCGGGCTGGTCCCCTCGTCGCCAGCGGCGCAGGAGTCGCGGCGCGAGCGCCTCGCCGCCTCCTGCGCCGCCGCGGAGGCCCACGAGGACCGGCTGCGCGCCCGCATCGAGGCGGGCCTGGCGGAGCTCGCCGAGCGCGGCGCCGTCGTCGTCCACTCCCGCGCCGCCGACCGCACGCCCACGCTGTACTTCTCCACCCCCGGCCGCGACGCCGCCGCCGTGTCCGCCGCGCTCGCGGAGCAGCGGGTGCTCGCGCCGGCCGGGTGGTTCTACGCCGAGGAGCCGTACCGGGCGCTGCAGCGCGCGGGCGCGCTGGACGGGCCGGGCATCCGCGTGGGCACCGCGCCGTACACCTCCGACGACGACGTCACCCGCCTCCTGGACGCCCTGCGCTCCGTCCTCTGA